The following proteins are co-located in the Dyadobacter chenwenxiniae genome:
- a CDS encoding response regulator, producing the protein MNKKKVLIIDDDARNIFALKATLKAKSYDCISCSGAPEALDLLKTDEPVDAILIDMMMPEMDGYDAIPLIKRIEGRKNTPVYAVTAQAMVGDREKCLRAGADEYISKPIDVEKLLRLLKDI; encoded by the coding sequence ATGAATAAAAAAAAAGTGCTGATTATCGACGATGATGCGCGGAACATCTTTGCCTTGAAAGCGACATTGAAAGCGAAATCCTATGACTGCATTTCGTGCAGCGGCGCACCTGAGGCATTAGATTTGCTAAAAACGGATGAGCCCGTTGACGCGATCCTGATAGACATGATGATGCCCGAAATGGATGGTTACGATGCTATTCCTCTGATCAAAAGAATAGAAGGCAGGAAAAACACCCCGGTGTACGCGGTTACCGCACAAGCCATGGTGGGCGATCGTGAAAAATGTTTGAGAGCTGGCGCGGATGAATACATCTCGAAGCCGATCGATGTAGAAAAATTACTGCGGCTTTTAAAAGACATATAG
- a CDS encoding CheR family methyltransferase: MIEDEDVELLLNDLVDIYGYDFTSYSKASLKRRIVRLVSIDKFPSFAEFRYKLRTDENYLKRFVEEITVNVTEMFRDPSFYKSLRDDILPVLGTKPFIRIWHAGCSTGEEVYSMAILLKEAGLLRKSLLYATDLNPSVLEKVRKGIFPLQQMKQYSESYIESGGLKDFSEYYTAHYGQAKFEKELSEKIIISTHNLVSDSSFNEFDLILCRNVLIYFDKDLQDRVLKLFDASLGTLGYLALGTKETLKFSVIQNKFKQLNREKIWKKIM; encoded by the coding sequence ATGATTGAGGATGAGGATGTTGAGCTGCTGCTAAATGACCTGGTAGATATTTATGGATATGATTTTACAAGCTATTCCAAAGCGTCCCTGAAAAGGCGCATTGTCCGGCTTGTATCGATTGACAAGTTTCCCAGTTTCGCCGAGTTTCGTTACAAGCTCAGAACGGACGAAAATTACCTGAAAAGGTTTGTCGAGGAGATTACGGTGAATGTGACGGAAATGTTTCGGGACCCCTCGTTTTACAAGTCTTTGCGTGACGATATCCTGCCTGTACTCGGTACGAAGCCATTTATCCGGATCTGGCATGCAGGCTGCTCCACGGGCGAGGAAGTATATTCCATGGCTATTTTGCTCAAAGAAGCGGGCTTGCTGCGCAAGTCACTGCTATACGCCACCGACCTGAATCCGAGCGTCCTGGAAAAGGTGCGAAAAGGCATTTTTCCGTTGCAGCAGATGAAGCAATATTCAGAAAGCTACATTGAATCGGGCGGCTTAAAAGACTTTTCGGAATATTACACAGCCCATTACGGGCAGGCGAAATTTGAAAAGGAACTCTCTGAGAAAATCATTATCTCAACACATAACCTGGTCTCTGACAGCTCTTTTAATGAATTTGATCTGATCCTGTGCAGGAATGTCCTCATTTACTTTGATAAAGATTTGCAGGACCGCGTTTTAAAACTTTTCGATGCCAGCCTTGGAACACTGGGTTACCTGGCTTTGGGAACTAAGGAAACACTTAAATTTTCGGTGATACAAAATAAGTTTAAGCAGCTTAACCGGGAAAAAATATGGAAAAAAATCATGTAG
- a CDS encoding chemotaxis protein CheB, which produces MEKNHVANAVKAMVIGGSAGSLQVLFNLLPLLQNHLPFAMILVLHRRHSADSSLSELLSTKTLLPTCEVEDKDRILPGHIYLAPADYHLLIEKDESFSLDYSEKINFSRPSIDVTFESAAEVYGPSLVAMLLSGANEDGTKGLSLVKKAGGTTIVQNPETAQMPYMPHHAMMHTVIDHVLDVRQMSHYINNLR; this is translated from the coding sequence ATGGAAAAAAATCATGTAGCAAATGCAGTAAAAGCAATGGTAATCGGAGGATCAGCCGGGAGTCTCCAGGTGCTCTTCAACTTACTGCCTCTGTTGCAAAATCATTTGCCTTTTGCTATGATCCTGGTATTGCATCGCCGCCACTCCGCCGATTCGTCCCTTTCTGAATTGCTTTCAACGAAAACATTATTGCCCACGTGTGAAGTGGAAGACAAAGATCGGATCCTCCCCGGACACATTTACCTGGCACCGGCAGATTATCATTTACTGATTGAGAAAGACGAAAGCTTTTCGTTGGATTATTCAGAGAAGATCAATTTCAGCAGGCCCAGCATTGACGTCACTTTCGAGTCGGCTGCGGAAGTTTACGGGCCTTCATTGGTGGCTATGCTTCTTTCGGGCGCCAATGAAGATGGCACAAAAGGCCTTTCCCTGGTAAAAAAAGCAGGCGGCACCACAATCGTGCAAAACCCCGAGACGGCACAAATGCCATACATGCCGCATCATGCCATGATGCACACTGTGATTGATCACGTTCTGGACGTTCGCCAGATGTCGCATTACATCAATAATCTCCGCTGA
- a CDS encoding DUF983 domain-containing protein, which translates to MAKPSKLYSVLFNKCPRCGEGDFFITKSAYSLKNFDKMNKHCPHCGENLVPEPGFYQGALYMSYSFYVAFMVIYFLIFVNFFEEYLDYFLMSIIPVLIILTPYFYRLARRAWLALFIKPQDQEAVKR; encoded by the coding sequence ATGGCAAAGCCCAGTAAATTATATAGCGTCCTTTTTAACAAATGCCCAAGATGTGGTGAAGGTGATTTTTTTATTACAAAAAGTGCCTATAGCCTGAAAAACTTTGATAAAATGAACAAGCATTGCCCGCACTGCGGCGAAAACCTGGTTCCTGAACCAGGTTTCTATCAGGGCGCGTTGTATATGAGCTATTCATTTTATGTCGCCTTTATGGTGATCTATTTTCTGATATTCGTCAACTTTTTTGAAGAGTATCTGGATTATTTTCTGATGTCCATCATTCCGGTCCTCATCATTTTAACCCCCTATTTTTACCGGCTGGCGCGTAGGGCGTGGCTTGCATTGTTTATCAAACCACAGGATCAGGAAGCGGTGAAACGCTAG
- a CDS encoding helix-turn-helix domain-containing protein gives MQTAFPRLDIGPLSEYREDDVMINRFEDYLKEHQNLIFPHRHNFYHLVLFTKGGGFHTIDFNHFNVHPFQIYFMIPGQVHSWDFEGEMAGYVVNFSEAFFRSFLLKQDYLDSFSFFDGDSSNNVVAIAAEIQPNIVGLFEELLLQAGKAKFREDIIRVSLLHIFLLLEQSNAQDKKRSAHIQQHPLIRNFQKLIEKNFTTIRQPGEYAEMLHVTPNHLNALCKEHLSLQAGALIRNRIVLEAKRLLINLDFTVSEIAYKLNFNDNSYFTRFFKKETGMTPEVFRAKSANQSGKS, from the coding sequence ATGCAGACAGCGTTTCCCCGGCTTGATATTGGTCCGCTCTCCGAATACAGGGAGGATGATGTAATGATCAATCGGTTTGAGGATTATTTGAAAGAACATCAGAATTTAATATTTCCACACCGGCATAACTTTTACCATCTGGTGCTGTTTACAAAAGGCGGCGGGTTTCATACCATCGACTTTAACCATTTTAATGTGCACCCGTTCCAGATCTACTTCATGATTCCTGGACAAGTGCATTCGTGGGATTTTGAGGGAGAAATGGCGGGTTATGTAGTGAATTTTTCGGAAGCTTTTTTCCGGTCTTTCCTGCTCAAACAGGATTATCTTGATTCTTTTTCTTTTTTTGACGGGGACAGTTCGAATAACGTGGTTGCCATTGCAGCAGAAATTCAGCCTAACATTGTCGGGCTTTTTGAAGAATTACTGTTACAGGCTGGTAAGGCTAAGTTTCGGGAAGACATTATCCGTGTTTCGTTGCTTCACATATTTCTGTTGCTGGAACAGAGCAACGCACAGGACAAGAAACGAAGTGCCCACATTCAGCAGCATCCATTGATCAGGAATTTTCAAAAACTGATCGAGAAAAATTTTACAACAATCAGGCAGCCGGGTGAATATGCGGAAATGCTCCATGTCACGCCTAATCATCTCAACGCGCTTTGCAAAGAACATCTCAGTTTACAGGCTGGCGCTTTGATACGGAACAGGATCGTGCTGGAAGCGAAGCGGTTGCTGATCAATCTGGATTTCACAGTTTCCGAGATAGCATATAAGTTGAATTTCAATGACAACTCTTACTTTACCCGTTTCTTCAAGAAAGAGACAGGCATGACGCCCGAAGTATTCCGGGCGAAGTCTGCCAATCAGTCGGGTAAATCCTAG
- a CDS encoding amine oxidase, giving the protein MSGSDSQVVTNPFKTFWMGGFECADQLNLHGDRVDLLNATGHLELIEEDYKMLKQFNIATVREGIRWSEVEYEPYQYDFSAVKRMMLAGAKHGVQQIWDICHFGYPSDLNPLHPHFTRRFVALCKAFASFYNHLSLDMPLIVTPINEVGFISWLAGDAAGTAPYCKNNGWEMKYALMRAYIAGVEALKAYDPSIRILTTEPLINVVPETDATAAEILQAKAAHDLQYQAMDMLCGRICPELGGKPEYLDMLGFNYYYNNQWVAESHFYMGWNDPIPDPRLRSLSDLLLEAHMRYDVPVVLSETSHPLEDRPLWINMVAEESCKLVREGIPLWGVCYYPMIDRPDWDDLTNWHHSGIWDADPLAPARNRVLHEPSAVALLRGQASLQQIMYAAQNQYAYKRKERMSMLDYITKLPGKIMSDLFSHADSVSPA; this is encoded by the coding sequence ATGAGCGGGTCGGATAGTCAGGTGGTGACCAACCCGTTTAAAACTTTTTGGATGGGTGGGTTTGAATGCGCGGATCAGCTCAATCTTCACGGTGACCGGGTAGACCTGTTGAATGCGACTGGTCACCTGGAACTCATTGAAGAAGATTACAAGATGTTGAAGCAGTTCAACATTGCCACCGTGCGCGAGGGAATTCGTTGGAGCGAGGTGGAATACGAGCCTTACCAATACGATTTCAGTGCTGTGAAACGCATGATGCTGGCAGGAGCGAAACATGGAGTCCAGCAGATCTGGGACATTTGCCATTTTGGTTATCCATCGGATCTAAACCCTTTGCATCCCCATTTTACCAGGCGTTTCGTGGCGCTATGCAAGGCTTTTGCTTCGTTTTACAATCATTTGTCACTGGATATGCCGTTGATCGTGACGCCGATCAACGAGGTTGGGTTCATTTCCTGGCTGGCAGGCGACGCGGCGGGCACGGCGCCATATTGTAAAAATAATGGCTGGGAAATGAAATATGCGCTTATGCGCGCCTACATTGCGGGCGTGGAAGCCCTCAAAGCGTACGATCCGAGCATCAGGATCCTGACCACGGAACCACTGATCAATGTAGTGCCGGAAACGGATGCAACCGCAGCGGAAATATTGCAGGCAAAAGCCGCGCACGATCTCCAGTATCAGGCAATGGATATGTTGTGCGGCAGGATCTGTCCTGAATTGGGTGGAAAGCCTGAGTATCTGGATATGCTTGGTTTCAATTACTATTATAACAATCAGTGGGTTGCAGAATCGCACTTTTATATGGGATGGAATGATCCTATCCCTGACCCGAGATTACGCAGTTTGTCGGATTTATTGCTGGAAGCGCATATGCGCTATGACGTGCCGGTGGTCTTGAGCGAAACGAGCCATCCGCTGGAGGACAGGCCGCTCTGGATCAATATGGTGGCTGAGGAGAGCTGCAAACTGGTGCGTGAGGGCATTCCGCTGTGGGGAGTTTGCTATTATCCAATGATCGACCGGCCCGACTGGGACGATCTTACGAACTGGCATCATTCGGGGATCTGGGATGCGGATCCTTTGGCACCTGCAAGGAACCGGGTGTTGCATGAGCCATCGGCCGTGGCGTTGCTGCGCGGTCAGGCAAGCTTGCAACAAATCATGTATGCAGCGCAGAACCAGTATGCATATAAAAGGAAAGAACGCATGTCAATGCTGGACTATATTACTAAATTGCCGGGTAAGATTATGTCCGATCTATTTTCACATGCAGACAGCGTTTCCCCGGCTTGA
- a CDS encoding glycosyltransferase family 1 protein, with the protein MIDTPISNDFSTNHLHRLDLSGSGEQDSLPKNLLCFSHLRWDFVYQRPQHLLTRFSDIAAVYFLEEPIFGKTDVPYLTFSQRLPDLWVCVPHLADGLTKDEVNAQLRELIRVFFVNKKLDEFIFWYYTPMALEFSSHLSPGLTVYDCMDELSAFKFAPEKLKSLEKNLLNKADIVFTGGHSLFESKKNLHPNIHPFPSSIDKKHFGQARKQNCESADQACIKGPKIGFYGVIDERFDIELIREIATQRPDWNIVLIGPVVKIDPKTLPQGSNIHYLGSKSYAQLPAYLSGWDVAMVPFLLNESTRFISPTKTPEYLCAGKPVVSTAIRDVVYPYGKSKLVSIGKNGSEFVKAIAYWLQMNDKKDWLGSVDKFLLTNSWDLTCADMTDYMSSAYRNRKVVAMPKHKVSKLQSEQ; encoded by the coding sequence ATGATAGATACCCCAATCAGCAACGATTTTTCTACAAATCACTTGCATCGTTTAGATTTGTCAGGAAGCGGCGAGCAAGATTCGCTTCCTAAAAACCTGCTTTGTTTTTCTCACCTCCGGTGGGACTTTGTTTACCAGCGGCCGCAGCATTTGTTAACGCGCTTTTCGGACATCGCGGCGGTTTACTTTCTGGAAGAACCGATCTTTGGGAAAACGGACGTTCCTTATCTCACATTTTCCCAGCGGTTACCCGATCTTTGGGTTTGTGTGCCGCATCTTGCAGATGGACTCACCAAGGATGAAGTCAATGCGCAGCTGCGTGAACTGATCCGGGTGTTTTTTGTAAATAAAAAACTGGATGAGTTTATATTCTGGTATTATACGCCGATGGCGCTGGAATTTTCATCGCACTTGTCACCGGGGCTGACTGTTTATGATTGCATGGACGAATTGTCTGCATTCAAGTTTGCACCGGAGAAATTGAAATCGCTGGAAAAGAACCTGTTGAATAAGGCAGACATTGTTTTCACAGGCGGACATTCACTTTTCGAATCCAAGAAAAATCTGCACCCGAATATTCATCCCTTCCCGAGCAGCATTGACAAGAAACATTTCGGCCAAGCAAGAAAACAAAATTGTGAATCTGCGGATCAGGCCTGTATCAAAGGACCGAAGATTGGTTTTTATGGCGTGATTGACGAGCGTTTTGACATTGAGCTAATCAGGGAAATTGCTACACAGCGCCCGGATTGGAACATTGTGCTGATAGGACCGGTTGTGAAGATCGACCCGAAAACACTTCCACAAGGAAGCAATATCCATTATCTCGGTTCAAAATCATATGCGCAGCTTCCGGCTTATCTTTCAGGTTGGGACGTTGCTATGGTGCCTTTTCTGCTGAACGAATCCACGCGTTTCATCAGTCCCACCAAAACGCCCGAATATCTATGCGCCGGTAAGCCTGTTGTCTCCACAGCCATTCGCGATGTGGTGTATCCTTATGGTAAGAGTAAGTTGGTTTCAATTGGAAAAAATGGCAGTGAGTTTGTTAAGGCAATTGCGTATTGGCTTCAAATGAATGATAAAAAAGATTGGCTGGGCAGTGTTGATAAATTTTTGCTTACCAATTCATGGGACCTGACCTGCGCTGATATGACAGACTATATGTCCTCTGCGTACCGGAACAGGAAAGTGGTGGCGATGCCAAAGCATAAGGTCTCTAAATTGCAAAGCGAACAATGA
- a CDS encoding cytochrome-c peroxidase: MSKNFTLLLFASLLMLANSAKRTPGSVGVELSIERFEADAKSYALSLEDLSAAIHNLHPNQPESINIAKTKLIYSRLAYKRIEYFLEHFFFTSSRIYNRPPKNEIEEPHLEYMEPAGMQYMEAILFDSITIESKKELAVQAGLLSHAANDLHALLYKFETNDKQILAAVRLELIRIIALGITGFDAPILKSGIWESEVAMETIALTLKPYLDEKKHDSVFHYLGNSIMFLRNNPEFDSFDRLKFLTHYALPLQKHLNVMIREMKLDSVPPGLLRYDAAHMFSPGAVQPVDSTNNKELTAKRVTLGKKLFFETRLSGNGSRSCASCHNPANYFTDGLPRSMGLNPHTSVRRNAPSLFYVAAQQNQFWDGRAKTLEEQIETVMRDSLEMNAIPIQSMQNLLKDKEYKHLFKKAFPKKDKSKPAEQQIYSALAAFMRTLKPV, translated from the coding sequence ATGAGCAAAAACTTTACCCTGCTGCTTTTTGCCTCGCTCCTTATGCTTGCCAATTCCGCGAAACGAACGCCGGGATCGGTGGGTGTGGAACTTAGCATAGAACGCTTTGAGGCGGATGCGAAATCCTATGCCCTGAGTCTGGAAGATCTTTCAGCAGCAATCCACAATTTGCATCCGAACCAGCCGGAAAGCATCAACATTGCAAAAACAAAGCTGATATATAGCCGGTTAGCCTACAAACGCATCGAATATTTCCTCGAACACTTTTTCTTTACTTCGTCCCGGATCTACAACCGTCCTCCTAAAAACGAGATCGAGGAGCCGCATCTGGAATACATGGAGCCAGCCGGCATGCAGTATATGGAAGCTATCTTGTTCGACAGCATTACCATTGAATCGAAGAAAGAACTCGCCGTTCAAGCCGGGTTACTGAGCCATGCAGCGAACGATCTGCATGCGCTTTTGTATAAATTTGAAACCAATGACAAACAAATTCTCGCGGCCGTGAGACTCGAACTCATCCGCATAATCGCATTGGGAATCACCGGATTTGACGCCCCGATACTGAAAAGCGGTATCTGGGAATCGGAAGTGGCAATGGAGACGATTGCCCTCACATTAAAGCCCTATCTCGATGAAAAAAAACACGACAGCGTCTTCCACTATTTGGGGAATTCCATTATGTTCCTTAGAAATAACCCGGAGTTTGATTCATTTGACAGACTGAAATTTCTCACCCATTATGCTTTGCCCCTTCAAAAACATTTGAATGTAATGATCCGTGAAATGAAGCTGGATTCGGTGCCGCCAGGCCTGTTGCGTTATGATGCAGCGCATATGTTCAGTCCCGGTGCAGTGCAACCCGTGGATTCAACGAATAATAAGGAACTCACTGCCAAGCGGGTTACACTGGGGAAAAAGCTGTTTTTTGAAACGCGGTTGTCAGGCAATGGTTCCAGAAGCTGTGCTTCCTGCCACAATCCAGCCAACTATTTTACCGATGGTCTCCCCAGGAGCATGGGCCTTAATCCGCACACCAGTGTCCGGCGCAATGCCCCCTCGCTGTTTTATGTGGCGGCGCAGCAAAATCAATTCTGGGATGGGCGGGCAAAAACACTGGAAGAGCAAATTGAAACTGTCATGCGCGATTCATTGGAAATGAATGCAATTCCCATACAGAGCATGCAAAATTTGCTCAAAGACAAGGAATACAAGCATTTGTTCAAAAAAGCTTTCCCTAAGAAAGACAAAAGCAAACCAGCTGAGCAGCAGATCTATTCCGCACTGGCCGCTTTTATGAGAACATTAAAACCCGTATAA
- a CDS encoding cytochrome-c peroxidase: MSDVQVSGFNLFMGKAQCGTCHFAPLFNGLIPPFYALTEFEVIGTTATDDLLNPKKDPDNGRMDVRATPYYEAAFKTPTVRNAAVTGPYMHNGAFSSLEKVIDFYDKGGGAGLGLDLPRQTLSPLPLNLTDQEKKDIIAFLHALTDKI; encoded by the coding sequence ATGAGCGATGTCCAAGTCAGCGGCTTCAACCTTTTTATGGGCAAAGCCCAATGCGGGACTTGTCATTTCGCTCCGCTTTTCAATGGCCTGATTCCTCCATTCTATGCTTTAACAGAGTTTGAGGTCATCGGCACGACCGCGACGGATGATCTTTTAAATCCTAAAAAAGACCCGGACAATGGACGCATGGATGTGCGCGCAACGCCTTATTACGAAGCAGCATTCAAAACGCCGACTGTAAGAAATGCAGCAGTAACCGGCCCGTACATGCACAATGGCGCATTTTCCTCCCTTGAAAAAGTAATTGATTTTTATGATAAAGGCGGAGGCGCAGGATTAGGGCTGGACTTGCCCCGGCAAACGCTTTCGCCGCTCCCACTCAATCTGACAGATCAGGAAAAGAAAGACATTATCGCATTTTTACATGCCCTAACCGATAAAATATGA
- a CDS encoding metallophosphoesterase: MNAAEAQITLLRGPYLQSATSTSMVVRWRTDVATTSLVRYGLTPSALTMSVELSAKQTEHAVQLSELAPATRYYYAIGYASEVLEGDQENYFQTSPKPGTQGKYRFGVLGDCGTNSATQGMVRDAISKYLGENYMNALLLLGDNAYAFGTDAEYQSNFFNHYKQAFLRKNPVFPAPGNHDYNNDNFDRQTDHNVPYYNIFIMPTQGEAGGVASESQAFYSYDYGNVHFLSLDSYGKEDQATRLYDTLGRQVQWIKKDLAANQNKDWIVAYWHHPPYSQGSRNSETENDLIKIRENFIRILERNGVDLILCGHSHVYERSRLIQGHYDKADTFDPGKHNLSTSSGRYDGSPQSCPYFKKSDSNKGTVYVVSGSAGQLGSKAAGFPHKAMYYSNAERSGGMVLEVESNRLDAKWIGLDGVVYDQFTLEKDVSKETTVEINAGESIELKSSFIGEHVWNTGAKTSSITVSPDKTADFHVKDSQNCINDVFHVKVTLPEPVKLNAFSRAADPANVVTLSWTTEFENAFSHFLIERAQDDLKWAEIGRVAGGPNSGVNKNYSFKDEQSPKLDFNQPIYYRLKMVALDGRIRYSAITSIRLQEIILAADPDTQAFDIEVIPNPSSARQMQIRLVEKATLKVEMTLMDVSGRVLEGKKMTLTEAAVPFLPDNVAAGIYLLKVTVNGRSLVRKLAVY; encoded by the coding sequence ATGAATGCCGCGGAAGCACAAATAACGCTGCTGCGCGGGCCTTACCTGCAATCGGCAACGTCCACGAGCATGGTTGTGCGCTGGCGAACCGATGTGGCCACTACAAGCCTGGTCCGCTATGGTCTTACGCCGTCGGCACTGACCATGAGTGTGGAGCTATCAGCAAAGCAAACCGAGCACGCGGTCCAACTTTCGGAGCTTGCTCCGGCGACGCGCTATTACTATGCAATTGGCTACGCCAGCGAAGTGCTGGAAGGAGATCAGGAAAATTATTTTCAAACGTCACCCAAACCGGGGACGCAAGGAAAATACAGGTTCGGGGTTCTGGGTGATTGCGGGACTAACTCAGCAACCCAGGGAATGGTACGCGACGCCATTTCGAAATATCTGGGAGAGAACTACATGAATGCGTTATTGCTGCTGGGCGACAATGCCTACGCTTTCGGAACGGACGCCGAATACCAGTCCAATTTTTTTAATCATTACAAACAGGCGTTTCTAAGAAAAAATCCCGTATTCCCTGCGCCGGGAAATCACGATTACAACAATGATAATTTTGACCGCCAAACCGACCACAATGTTCCCTATTACAACATTTTTATAATGCCTACCCAAGGTGAAGCCGGTGGCGTAGCCTCTGAATCCCAAGCCTTTTACTCCTACGATTACGGAAATGTGCACTTTCTTTCGCTGGATTCTTATGGTAAGGAAGATCAGGCAACGCGGTTGTACGATACGCTTGGCAGACAGGTTCAGTGGATTAAAAAAGATCTGGCGGCAAACCAAAACAAGGACTGGATCGTGGCTTACTGGCACCATCCGCCCTACTCACAGGGTTCGCGCAATTCGGAGACAGAAAATGACCTGATCAAAATCCGCGAAAACTTCATCCGCATCCTGGAAAGAAACGGCGTGGACCTTATCCTCTGCGGACATAGCCACGTGTACGAGCGCTCACGCCTCATCCAGGGACATTACGACAAGGCCGACACATTTGATCCGGGAAAGCATAATCTTAGCACTTCCTCGGGAAGATATGATGGCTCGCCGCAATCTTGTCCGTACTTCAAAAAGTCGGATTCCAATAAAGGGACGGTGTATGTGGTGTCGGGCTCGGCAGGTCAGCTTGGCTCAAAAGCGGCTGGTTTCCCGCATAAGGCAATGTATTACTCGAATGCGGAACGTTCGGGCGGCATGGTGCTGGAAGTGGAAAGTAACCGGCTCGACGCGAAATGGATCGGGCTCGACGGGGTCGTATATGACCAGTTTACGCTAGAAAAAGACGTGAGTAAGGAAACAACCGTCGAGATCAATGCAGGGGAAAGCATTGAATTAAAATCTTCCTTTATCGGTGAGCATGTGTGGAATACGGGCGCCAAAACCTCCTCCATCACCGTTTCTCCCGACAAAACGGCTGACTTTCATGTAAAGGATTCACAGAACTGTATCAATGACGTTTTTCACGTAAAAGTAACTTTGCCGGAACCGGTTAAGCTCAATGCTTTTTCACGCGCTGCCGATCCCGCTAATGTGGTTACCCTCAGCTGGACCACCGAATTCGAAAACGCATTCTCCCATTTTCTGATCGAGCGTGCGCAGGATGATTTGAAATGGGCTGAAATCGGCCGTGTTGCCGGCGGACCAAATTCGGGCGTAAACAAAAATTACAGTTTTAAAGACGAACAAAGTCCGAAACTGGATTTTAATCAACCCATATATTACCGGCTTAAAATGGTGGCGCTGGATGGACGCATTCGCTATTCGGCTATCACTTCGATCCGGTTGCAGGAAATTATCCTGGCTGCCGATCCAGACACGCAGGCATTTGATATTGAAGTAATCCCTAACCCTTCGTCAGCACGTCAAATGCAGATCAGGCTTGTGGAAAAGGCGACCCTGAAAGTGGAAATGACATTGATGGATGTGTCCGGGCGGGTTTTGGAGGGCAAGAAAATGACACTGACGGAAGCGGCAGTGCCATTTTTGCCCGATAATGTGGCTGCGGGAATTTATCTGTTGAAAGTCACTGTGAACGGGCGGAGCCTCGTGCGGAAACTAGCAGTTTATTAA